The following are encoded in a window of Clostridia bacterium genomic DNA:
- a CDS encoding DNA-binding protein, whose amino-acid sequence MNKTQDKLQTIMLFDIYGKLLTEKQANMLNLFYNYDNSLAELAEQYNISRQGAYDFVTTAEQQLLNYEHKLGLLEKYDLIKQTVTNIKDNLSGEEVYLQQQILQQLQILTNIVGGE is encoded by the coding sequence ATGAACAAAACACAAGACAAACTTCAAACAATTATGCTTTTTGATATCTATGGCAAATTGCTAACCGAAAAACAAGCTAATATGCTTAACTTGTTCTACAATTATGACAATTCGCTTGCCGAACTTGCCGAGCAATACAATATTTCTAGGCAAGGCGCTTATGATTTTGTTACAACTGCCGAGCAACAGCTACTCAATTATGAGCATAAACTTGGCTTACTGGAAAAATACGATTTAATTAAGCAAACGGTTACAAATATTAAAGATAATTTAAGCGGGGAAGAAGTTTATCTTCAACAGCAAATTTTACAGCAACTACAAATCTTAACTAATATAGTAGGCGGTGAATAA
- the ftsY gene encoding signal recognition particle-docking protein FtsY codes for MNIFSRIAQGLKKTKQAISFTIAQLFKKGIFGEEFYQELEELLLSADVGAYATEGIIDQLKEKMVKDKVTDTAKARQYLKETLIENLYDSTFELTFPVVIMVVGVNGVGKTTTIGKLANYYTTQGKSVLVAAADTFRAAAAEQLEVWCKRANVRLVKHSQGSDPAAVVFDCLSSAKAHNTDIVIIDTAGRLHNKVNLMEELKKINRVVAREYPNATQKNLLVLDATTGQNALSQVEIFNQTIDLDGIVLTKLDGTAKGGVIFAIAAEKELPVYFVGLGEGIDDLIPFDEQAFVESII; via the coding sequence ATGAATATATTCTCACGTATAGCGCAAGGACTTAAAAAAACTAAACAAGCGATAAGCTTTACCATTGCTCAACTCTTTAAAAAGGGCATTTTTGGCGAAGAATTTTATCAAGAGCTTGAAGAACTTCTTTTGTCGGCTGACGTTGGCGCTTACGCAACCGAAGGCATTATCGACCAACTTAAAGAAAAGATGGTAAAAGATAAAGTAACCGATACTGCAAAAGCTAGACAATATCTTAAAGAAACCTTGATTGAAAACCTTTACGACTCTACCTTTGAGCTTACTTTTCCCGTTGTCATTATGGTTGTAGGCGTAAACGGCGTTGGCAAAACTACTACTATTGGTAAACTTGCAAATTACTATACTACGCAGGGCAAAAGCGTGCTTGTGGCCGCCGCAGATACGTTTAGAGCCGCCGCAGCCGAGCAACTTGAAGTTTGGTGCAAACGAGCAAACGTACGCTTAGTCAAACATAGTCAAGGTTCAGACCCCGCAGCCGTAGTTTTTGACTGTTTAAGTTCGGCTAAGGCTCATAACACTGACATTGTAATAATAGATACGGCAGGCAGACTTCACAATAAAGTTAACTTGATGGAAGAACTTAAAAAGATAAATCGAGTTGTCGCAAGAGAATATCCTAACGCAACGCAAAAAAATTTACTTGTTCTTGACGCTACAACGGGGCAAAATGCCCTTTCCCAAGTAGAAATATTTAATCAAACCATAGACTTAGACGGTATTGTGCTTACTAAACTTGATGGTACGGCAAAAGGCGGAGTTATATTTGCTATCGCCGCCGAAAAAGAATTGCCGGTATATTTTGTAGGTCTAGGCGAGGGGATTGACGATTTAATTCCGTTTGACGAACAAGCTTTTGTTGAAAGTATTATTTAA